One window of the Clostridium sp. MB40-C1 genome contains the following:
- a CDS encoding glucosaminidase domain-containing protein gives MKKYFKLKKNIIYVLLFTTIFTFRNVYCYADEIPEDVDYKKEWLIKFNQSVDPVTINNQNIIVKDSNDNLVDGLEFVLLNNGQDLKIKAPLYGYKNDENYSLIISNNVSSLKGKKMKDLKIRKFKIKKTLEEGKIINSIIGKEDLSAEQMAKFVLEHNPSPKLSVNIYELAKMFLEEGKLEGVRGDIAFCQSIKETGYFKYGGQVLPEQNNYAGIGALNNSPVGKGAWFKEAREGVKAQIQHLKGYATTEELKSECVDPRYFILKKYGLLGVAPNWEDLNGKWAVPGNNYGQEIIKIHDRIKQIK, from the coding sequence ATGAAGAAATACTTTAAGTTAAAAAAAAATATAATTTATGTACTATTATTCACAACAATATTTACATTTAGAAATGTTTATTGTTATGCAGATGAAATTCCTGAAGATGTAGATTACAAAAAAGAATGGTTAATTAAATTTAATCAATCAGTTGATCCAGTAACAATTAATAACCAAAATATAATAGTAAAAGATTCTAATGATAATTTAGTAGATGGATTGGAATTTGTGTTATTAAATAACGGACAAGACCTTAAAATAAAAGCTCCTTTATATGGATATAAAAATGATGAAAATTATTCCTTGATAATAAGTAATAATGTGTCTTCGTTAAAAGGTAAAAAAATGAAAGACTTAAAAATAAGGAAATTTAAAATAAAAAAAACCTTGGAAGAAGGTAAAATAATAAATTCAATTATAGGAAAAGAAGATTTATCAGCAGAACAGATGGCTAAGTTTGTATTAGAACACAATCCTAGTCCAAAACTATCTGTTAATATATATGAGCTAGCTAAAATGTTCTTAGAAGAAGGGAAACTTGAGGGAGTAAGAGGGGATATAGCTTTTTGCCAAAGTATTAAAGAAACTGGATACTTTAAATATGGTGGACAAGTTCTCCCAGAACAAAATAATTATGCAGGAATAGGAGCTCTTAATAATAGCCCTGTAGGAAAAGGTGCTTGGTTTAAAGAGGCAAGAGAAGGTGTCAAAGCTCAAATACAACACTTAAAAGGATATGCTACTACAGAAGAGTTAAAAAGTGAGTGTGTAGATCCTAGATATTTTATATTAAAAAAATATGGATTATTAGGTGTTGCACCTAACTGGGAAGATTTGAATGGAAAATGGGCTGTTCCTGGAAATAATTACGGACAAGAGATTATAAAAATACATGATAGAATTAAGCAAATTAAATAA
- a CDS encoding arsenate reductase family protein codes for MNIQIFGIKKCFDTKKAERYFKERRIKYQFIDLNEKGLSKRELQSVKSSVGLPELINNKSKEYTKLNLQHIREASVKEELLLNNPKLYNTPIVRNGKQATVGYKPEVWKEWE; via the coding sequence ATGAATATTCAAATTTTTGGAATTAAAAAATGCTTTGATACAAAAAAAGCTGAAAGATATTTTAAAGAAAGACGAATTAAATACCAATTTATTGATTTAAATGAAAAGGGATTAAGTAAAAGAGAATTACAAAGTGTTAAATCTTCAGTAGGTTTGCCTGAACTAATAAATAATAAATCTAAAGAATACACAAAGCTAAATCTTCAACATATTAGAGAAGCTAGTGTAAAAGAAGAATTACTTTTAAATAATCCTAAATTATATAATACTCCTATAGTAAGAAATGGTAAACAAGCTACTGTAGGTTATAAACCTGAAGTTTGGAAAGAATGGGAATAA
- a CDS encoding DUF4491 family protein, producing MNFHGIMIGVISFLIIGIFHPIVIKGEYYFSKKIWPVFLILGITFILASLYVNNQLVSAALGVAGFSWLWSIHEIFEQEERVKKGWFPKKNSRDKNNL from the coding sequence TTGAATTTTCATGGAATTATGATAGGAGTTATTTCATTTTTAATAATAGGAATATTTCATCCTATAGTAATTAAAGGTGAGTACTATTTTAGTAAAAAAATATGGCCAGTTTTTTTAATTTTAGGAATTACATTTATTTTAGCGTCATTATATGTAAACAATCAGTTAGTATCTGCTGCACTAGGGGTAGCAGGGTTTTCATGGCTGTGGAGTATTCATGAGATTTTTGAGCAGGAAGAAAGAGTAAAAAAAGGATGGTTTCCTAAAAAAAATAGTAGAGATAAAAATAATTTGTAA
- a CDS encoding YjiH family protein, translating to MEKQTPFKCSWQNLFKFLLPSLLGILFFITPISYEGEITIPIAVFAKFVQNILSKNLPAIMTIIICITFLGTTITKLFKPKKILNNKFFYTLFNVSSMWFIARILGFILAIFTFFKIGPEFIWSENTGGLLLNELLPILFSVFLFAGMLLPLLLDFGLLEFFGAIFTKIMRPIFSLPGRSSIDCIASWLGDGTIGVMLTSKQYEEGYYTKREAAVIGTTFSAVSITFSLVVISQVNLAHLFVPFYLTVTGAGLCAAIIIPRIPPFSRKPDTYYNDIKRESSEIIPDGYTPFRWGLTKAMERASENNSIRNFMKQGIQNILDMWLGVAPVVMAMGTTALILAKYTQVFQWMGLPFIPILKLLQIPEAKEASQTLIVGFADMFLPSVIGATIKSELTRFVIACVSVTQLIYMSEVGGLLLGSKIDVSMKELLIIFLQRTIVTLPIIAMVAHIIF from the coding sequence ATGGAAAAACAAACGCCCTTTAAATGCTCATGGCAAAATTTATTTAAATTTTTACTCCCTTCTTTATTGGGAATTTTATTTTTTATAACCCCTATTTCGTATGAAGGAGAAATCACTATACCTATTGCAGTCTTCGCAAAGTTTGTGCAAAATATCCTTTCGAAAAATTTGCCAGCAATTATGACAATTATTATATGTATTACTTTTTTAGGAACAACGATAACTAAACTATTCAAGCCTAAAAAAATTTTAAACAATAAATTTTTTTATACATTATTTAATGTATCATCAATGTGGTTTATCGCTAGAATTCTTGGATTTATACTTGCAATTTTTACATTTTTCAAAATAGGTCCAGAATTTATTTGGTCAGAAAATACTGGTGGATTATTACTAAATGAGCTTCTGCCAATATTATTTTCAGTATTTCTTTTTGCAGGAATGCTCCTTCCACTACTTTTAGATTTTGGTTTATTAGAATTTTTCGGAGCAATCTTTACAAAAATAATGAGACCTATTTTTTCATTACCTGGACGTTCCTCAATAGATTGTATAGCCTCATGGCTTGGTGATGGTACAATTGGAGTAATGCTTACTAGTAAGCAATATGAAGAAGGATATTATACTAAAAGAGAGGCAGCAGTTATTGGGACAACCTTTTCAGCAGTTTCCATAACTTTTAGCCTTGTAGTTATATCCCAAGTAAATCTAGCACACCTTTTTGTTCCTTTTTATTTAACTGTAACTGGTGCTGGATTATGTGCTGCTATAATAATTCCACGTATTCCTCCTTTTTCAAGAAAACCAGATACTTATTATAATGATATAAAAAGAGAATCTTCAGAAATAATTCCAGATGGCTATACTCCTTTTCGATGGGGATTAACTAAAGCTATGGAAAGAGCTAGTGAGAATAATAGTATCCGTAACTTTATGAAACAAGGAATTCAAAATATACTTGATATGTGGCTAGGAGTTGCGCCTGTTGTTATGGCTATGGGAACAACTGCCCTTATATTAGCTAAATATACACAGGTATTTCAATGGATGGGATTACCTTTTATACCTATATTAAAACTTTTGCAAATACCAGAAGCAAAAGAAGCTTCTCAAACTCTTATTGTTGGTTTTGCAGACATGTTTCTACCTTCTGTTATTGGAGCTACAATAAAAAGTGAATTAACAAGATTTGTAATAGCCTGTGTTTCTGTTACACAGCTAATATATATGTCAGAGGTAGGTGGACTTCTGCTCGGATCCAAAATAGATGTTTCTATGAAAGAATTACTAATAATATTCCTTCAACGTACAATTGTTACATTACCTATAATTGCAATGGTAGCTCACATAATATTTTAA